A part of Halobaculum sp. MBLA0143 genomic DNA contains:
- a CDS encoding RsmB/NOP family class I SAM-dependent RNA methyltransferase, with the protein MNPLDRYADLVDDEAALRAACDRPLPQVVRVNTLAADADRVADAFDETGVAYERVDWHDGLFRLPDGSPGTTWPYFHGWVHGQEEVSVLPGLAIDPEPGETVWDACAAPGSKTSHVAALMDDRGTLVANDSNLGRLSALRHNAERLGLTNLAVTNRDARNYSLRPFAFDEFDRALVDAPCSCEGTIRKNPDAHETWSLDHVHEIASVQKGILRRAVQATREGGTVVYATCTFAPEENEAVLDHVLQEEDCRIVDWEPPLETRPGVTAWQDETFDPAVERANRVYPHLNDTGGFFLARLEVGA; encoded by the coding sequence GTGAACCCACTCGACCGCTACGCCGACCTCGTGGACGACGAGGCGGCGCTGCGGGCCGCCTGCGACCGCCCCCTGCCGCAGGTCGTCCGGGTCAACACGCTCGCGGCCGACGCCGACCGCGTCGCCGACGCCTTCGACGAGACCGGCGTCGCCTACGAGCGTGTCGACTGGCACGACGGACTGTTCCGGCTGCCGGACGGCTCACCCGGCACGACCTGGCCGTACTTCCACGGCTGGGTCCACGGCCAGGAGGAGGTGTCCGTCCTGCCCGGCCTCGCCATCGACCCCGAGCCGGGCGAGACCGTCTGGGACGCCTGTGCGGCGCCCGGGAGCAAGACCTCCCACGTCGCGGCGCTGATGGACGACCGCGGCACGCTCGTCGCCAACGACTCCAACCTCGGCCGGCTGTCGGCGCTCCGGCACAACGCCGAGCGACTGGGGCTGACGAACCTGGCCGTCACCAACCGGGACGCCCGCAACTACTCGCTGCGTCCGTTCGCGTTCGACGAGTTCGACCGCGCGCTCGTCGACGCCCCGTGTTCCTGTGAGGGGACGATCCGGAAGAACCCGGACGCCCACGAGACGTGGAGCCTGGATCACGTCCACGAGATCGCCTCCGTCCAGAAGGGAATCTTACGCCGGGCCGTCCAGGCCACCCGCGAGGGCGGCACCGTCGTGTACGCCACCTGCACGTTCGCGCCCGAGGAGAACGAGGCCGTTCTGGACCACGTCCTCCAGGAGGAAGACTGCCGGATCGTCGACTGGGAGCCACCCCTGGAGACCCGGCCGGGTGTGACTGCCTGGCAGGACGAGACGTTCGACCCGGCAGTCGAACGCGCCAACCGGGTGTACCCACACCTGAACGACACGGGTGGGTTCTTCCTCGCCCGGCTGGAGGTGGGGGCGTGA
- a CDS encoding NfeD family protein produces the protein MLLQNFVGPNTIPLLLTLAGLILSIMEALAPGANFIVVGVALLAAGLVGLLVPVLATPFVLGLMVVAFGAAALYVYRDLGIYDSDGTSQTSDSTDLKGTMARVTERVTPTEGEVKLDDGGFNPYYSARSIDGEIAEGTRVMVVDPGGGNVVTVESVDADADEIDRELARERDRRAARERTDVDSEREREREGDPE, from the coding sequence ATGCTGTTACAGAACTTCGTCGGCCCGAACACGATCCCGTTGCTGCTGACACTCGCGGGCCTGATCCTGTCGATCATGGAGGCGCTGGCACCGGGGGCCAACTTCATCGTCGTCGGCGTGGCGCTGTTGGCCGCCGGGCTCGTCGGGCTGCTCGTGCCCGTGTTGGCGACGCCGTTCGTCCTCGGGCTGATGGTGGTCGCGTTCGGCGCCGCCGCGCTGTACGTCTACCGTGACCTGGGCATCTACGACAGTGACGGCACCTCACAGACGAGTGACTCGACGGACCTCAAGGGGACGATGGCCCGCGTGACGGAGCGTGTCACGCCGACCGAGGGGGAGGTGAAGCTAGACGACGGCGGGTTCAACCCCTACTACTCCGCCCGGTCGATCGACGGCGAGATCGCCGAGGGGACCCGGGTGATGGTGGTCGACCCCGGCGGCGGCAACGTCGTCACCGTCGAGTCCGTCGACGCGGACGCCGACGAGATCGACCGGGAGTTGGCCCGCGAGCGCGACCGACGGGCTGCTCGGGAGCGGACGGACGTGGATTCGGAGCGAGAACGAGAGCGAGAAGGCGACCCGGAGTAG
- a CDS encoding PHP domain-containing protein — translation MYDHHVHSTYSDGSFLRWMVEAAADAGLDGVGIADHCVVTPTDEAREYRREMGFNLDVVHQRRREAIRDVDERREIDVFDAVEVDYDPEYEAEIGSFLATADFDYAVGSVHDLDGVNVHSRDHFAEYDEATRARLVDRYFDKLVALAESELFEIAAHPDLIERNPQLRGFADREQYERVAAAFADSRTVPELNAGRVDREYGELHPKPAFVDALVDAGVDFAVGTDSHEPDRIDPRATALTDTLSERGLEPVSVAERATDRV, via the coding sequence GTGTACGACCACCACGTCCACTCGACGTACTCCGACGGCTCGTTCCTCCGCTGGATGGTAGAGGCGGCTGCCGACGCGGGGCTGGACGGCGTCGGAATCGCCGACCACTGTGTCGTCACCCCGACGGACGAGGCCCGCGAGTACCGCCGCGAGATGGGGTTCAACTTAGACGTGGTCCACCAGCGCCGCCGCGAGGCGATCCGCGACGTAGACGAGCGCCGCGAGATCGACGTGTTCGACGCCGTCGAGGTGGACTACGACCCGGAGTACGAGGCGGAGATCGGCTCGTTCCTGGCCACCGCCGACTTCGACTACGCCGTCGGGAGCGTCCACGACCTGGACGGCGTGAACGTCCACAGCCGCGACCACTTCGCCGAGTACGACGAGGCGACCCGCGCGAGGCTGGTGGACCGTTACTTCGACAAGCTGGTGGCGCTCGCAGAGTCGGAGCTGTTCGAGATCGCCGCCCACCCGGACCTGATCGAGCGCAACCCTCAGCTCCGGGGGTTCGCCGACCGCGAGCAGTACGAACGTGTCGCGGCGGCGTTCGCCGACTCCCGGACGGTGCCGGAGCTGAACGCCGGTCGCGTCGACCGGGAGTACGGCGAACTCCACCCCAAGCCGGCGTTCGTGGACGCGCTCGTCGACGCGGGCGTGGACTTCGCCGTCGGGACGGACAGCCACGAGCCCGACAGGATCGACCCCCGGGCGACGGCGCTGACAGACACCCTCTCGGAGCGAGGCCTGGAGCCCGTCTCCGTCGCCGAGCGGGCGACCGACCGGGTGTGA
- a CDS encoding DUF1931 domain-containing protein — MSDLIVKSAVKEYLEDENVASDFYDALDGRVAELLDDASRRAEENDRKTVQPRDL; from the coding sequence ATGTCAGACCTGATCGTCAAATCTGCGGTCAAGGAGTACCTGGAAGACGAGAACGTGGCGTCCGACTTCTACGACGCCCTGGACGGGCGTGTCGCCGAGCTGCTGGACGACGCCAGCCGACGTGCCGAGGAGAACGACCGGAAGACCGTCCAACCGCGCGACCTGTAG
- a CDS encoding peptide ABC transporter ATP-binding protein produces MTDYAGAAPLSVETDLTLSVDGTDIPLRSTGDRLFVEVPNLRTAIRIARDGERATDRLSTLLAVTDLTVEVRVRGATVAVAGADAVAGPLARELGVDPVEVRVGGGVAAAGRELLAGGRALARLFE; encoded by the coding sequence GTGACTGACTACGCCGGCGCCGCACCGCTGTCGGTCGAGACGGACCTCACCCTCTCCGTCGACGGCACGGACATCCCGCTGCGGTCGACCGGCGACCGCCTGTTCGTCGAGGTGCCGAACCTCCGGACGGCGATCCGGATCGCCCGCGACGGCGAACGGGCAACCGACCGCCTGTCGACCCTGCTGGCGGTGACCGACCTCACCGTCGAGGTCCGCGTCAGAGGCGCCACGGTCGCGGTGGCGGGCGCCGACGCCGTCGCCGGCCCGCTGGCCCGCGAACTCGGCGTCGATCCCGTCGAGGTTCGCGTCGGCGGCGGCGTCGCCGCGGCCGGGCGAGAGCTACTGGCGGGCGGCCGTGCGCTCGCTCGCCTGTTCGAGTGA
- a CDS encoding class I SAM-dependent methyltransferase has protein sequence MSILDDADRQKRDTRPDGAFYDQPRLVTHADDGFLGRLTELYDGVLAAGDDVFDAMGSWVSHYPETELGRVVGHGLNEAELRENDRYDEWFVQNLNADQTLPVADDTVDAVTCALSVQYLQYPAAVFREFARVVRPGGVVIVSFTNRMFPTKAVRAWRERTGDERLALVERYVETAGLAVETTLRERPASDPLYAVVGRAPTE, from the coding sequence ATGTCGATACTCGACGACGCGGACCGCCAGAAGCGAGACACGCGCCCGGACGGGGCGTTCTACGACCAGCCGCGACTGGTGACCCACGCGGACGACGGCTTCCTGGGACGGCTGACCGAGCTGTACGACGGGGTCCTCGCGGCCGGCGACGACGTGTTCGACGCCATGGGGTCGTGGGTGAGCCACTACCCCGAGACGGAGTTGGGTCGAGTGGTGGGCCACGGGCTGAACGAGGCGGAGCTGCGGGAGAACGACCGCTACGACGAGTGGTTCGTCCAGAACCTGAACGCGGACCAGACGCTGCCGGTGGCAGACGACACGGTCGACGCGGTGACGTGCGCGCTGTCGGTGCAGTACCTCCAGTACCCCGCGGCGGTGTTCCGAGAGTTCGCACGGGTGGTGCGCCCGGGTGGTGTCGTGATCGTGAGCTTCACCAACCGGATGTTCCCGACGAAGGCGGTGCGGGCGTGGCGCGAGCGGACGGGCGACGAACGGCTGGCGCTCGTGGAGCGGTACGTCGAGACGGCGGGGTTGGCAGTCGAGACGACACTCCGGGAACGGCCGGCGTCGGACCCGTTGTACGCAGTCGTCGGCAGGGCACCCACGGAGTGA
- a CDS encoding 30S ribosomal protein S15, protein MARMHTRRRGSSGSDNPAADDPPEWSDVDEDAVEERVVELAEQGHDPSQIGLKLRDEGVKGTPIPDVKLATGKKVTEILEEHDAEAEMPEDLRNLMERAVRLREHVDDNPQDVQNKRALQNTESKIRRLVDYYRGDELEESFTYSYDVAVELLEDYE, encoded by the coding sequence ATGGCACGAATGCACACCCGTCGCCGTGGTTCGTCCGGCTCGGACAACCCGGCGGCAGACGACCCACCGGAGTGGAGTGACGTAGACGAAGACGCCGTCGAGGAGCGCGTGGTCGAGCTGGCCGAGCAGGGCCACGACCCCAGCCAGATCGGGCTGAAGCTCCGCGACGAGGGCGTCAAGGGGACGCCGATTCCGGACGTGAAGCTGGCGACCGGGAAGAAGGTGACCGAGATCCTGGAGGAACACGACGCGGAAGCGGAGATGCCGGAGGACCTCCGGAACCTGATGGAACGGGCCGTCCGGCTGCGCGAACACGTCGACGACAACCCACAGGACGTCCAGAACAAGCGAGCGCTCCAGAACACGGAGTCGAAGATCCGCCGGCTCGTCGACTACTACCGTGGCGACGAGCTGGAAGAGTCGTTCACCTACAGCTACGACGTCGCCGTCGAGCTGCTGGAAGACTACGAGTAA
- a CDS encoding exonuclease RecJ, giving the protein MSSSPARSASDPAAVAAALSDDGLLRVFVRPTGDAVAAAGLLARAAEARGTGFQVRPTRAETAPSGDGTAVAVGWPAAETAALSPDGRPVSVAAAEAVREAGGEPDPTLALAGAVAAGVHPDAAGTTASQQSDGTGALVEAAGRRDAVTRRPGVATPTADLVDGLAHSTLLWLPTSGDEAATRELLADLGATEPGTGVDTETNRRLASVVALDATEGAPETAVAAVERTLRPVVTDGPFETVGGFADVLRATARTDPGLAVALAVSPESVRGAALDAWRAHGRTVHALAAGAETARYDGVSVFRVDGADATADPPAAAALPTLCRLAAAYRAREATTLVVTDGAASVASTAHDATELLAPVAADPVGHPGLATATDTDAPQTVVETVRGAV; this is encoded by the coding sequence ATGTCGAGCAGTCCCGCCCGGTCGGCGTCCGACCCCGCCGCAGTAGCCGCGGCGCTGTCGGACGACGGACTCCTCCGGGTGTTCGTCCGACCGACGGGCGACGCGGTCGCGGCCGCGGGACTGCTCGCGCGTGCGGCGGAGGCGCGTGGCACGGGCTTCCAGGTGCGACCCACCCGCGCGGAGACGGCGCCGTCCGGCGACGGGACGGCGGTCGCGGTCGGCTGGCCGGCAGCGGAGACGGCGGCGTTGTCGCCCGACGGCCGGCCAGTGTCCGTCGCGGCCGCGGAGGCGGTCCGCGAGGCCGGCGGGGAGCCGGACCCGACCCTGGCGCTGGCGGGCGCCGTCGCGGCCGGTGTCCACCCGGACGCAGCCGGGACGACGGCGAGCCAACAGTCGGACGGCACCGGCGCGTTGGTCGAGGCGGCCGGTCGCCGTGACGCGGTCACCCGACGACCGGGCGTGGCGACGCCGACGGCCGACCTCGTCGACGGGCTCGCTCACTCGACGCTGCTATGGCTGCCGACCTCCGGCGACGAGGCGGCCACCCGGGAGCTGCTCGCCGACCTCGGCGCGACGGAGCCGGGGACGGGCGTCGACACGGAGACGAACCGGCGGCTAGCCTCCGTCGTCGCCTTAGACGCGACGGAGGGGGCCCCGGAGACGGCGGTCGCCGCGGTCGAACGGACGCTGCGGCCGGTCGTCACGGACGGCCCGTTCGAGACGGTCGGCGGGTTCGCGGACGTGTTGCGCGCGACTGCCCGGACGGATCCGGGACTGGCGGTCGCGCTCGCGGTCTCGCCCGAGAGCGTCCGGGGGGCCGCGCTCGACGCCTGGCGGGCCCACGGACGGACGGTCCACGCGCTCGCGGCCGGCGCCGAGACGGCACGCTACGACGGCGTCTCCGTGTTCCGGGTTGACGGCGCGGACGCGACGGCCGACCCGCCGGCCGCGGCGGCGCTGCCGACGCTGTGTCGGCTCGCGGCCGCCTACCGTGCCCGGGAGGCGACGACACTCGTCGTGACGGACGGCGCCGCGAGCGTGGCGTCGACGGCTCACGACGCGACGGAACTGCTCGCGCCCGTCGCCGCCGACCCCGTCGGCCACCCCGGGCTGGCGACGGCGACGGACACGGACGCGCCACAGACGGTCGTCGAGACCGTCAGGGGGGCAGTGTGA
- a CDS encoding KEOPS complex subunit Pcc1 has product MSDDESAARPTATVRTTYADAATARTVADAVRPDNTADVDTHVDGATVRTVVRRATPGGLASTVDDYVVGVDVAATVVDAADGETNSAADDTQTRQHDT; this is encoded by the coding sequence GTGAGCGACGACGAGTCGGCCGCCCGGCCGACGGCGACGGTCCGGACGACGTACGCGGACGCCGCGACGGCGCGGACGGTCGCGGACGCGGTGCGGCCGGACAACACCGCCGACGTGGACACTCACGTCGACGGCGCGACCGTCCGGACGGTGGTGCGGCGGGCGACGCCGGGTGGACTGGCGTCGACCGTCGACGACTACGTCGTCGGGGTCGACGTGGCGGCGACGGTCGTGGACGCGGCGGACGGCGAGACGAACAGTGCGGCAGACGACACGCAGACACGACAACACGACACATGA
- a CDS encoding 30S ribosomal protein S3ae: protein MSERSVSRQRQGKRWYTVLAPEQFDRAELGETLAEEPEDVIGRTVETTLGEITDDQGQNNTKLTFKITDVGSDSAYTEFVEHELTRDYLRSLVRRGASKIEAVVTVRTTDDYRVRVQPVAFTTKKADRSQEQAIRQIMVDLVEEAADERSFEGLIDSVVEGRLSSAIYGEGKEVYPLRRAEVQKLTMEARPAEIAAEEETSADVGDDE, encoded by the coding sequence ATGAGCGAACGATCGGTCTCACGACAGCGCCAGGGGAAGCGGTGGTACACCGTCCTGGCACCGGAACAGTTCGACCGCGCAGAGCTCGGCGAGACGCTCGCCGAAGAGCCCGAAGACGTGATCGGGCGGACGGTCGAGACGACCTTGGGCGAGATCACGGACGACCAAGGCCAGAACAACACGAAGCTGACGTTCAAGATCACGGACGTGGGCAGCGACTCGGCGTACACGGAGTTCGTCGAACACGAACTCACCCGTGACTACCTCCGCTCGCTCGTCCGGCGGGGCGCCTCGAAGATCGAGGCGGTCGTCACGGTCCGGACGACGGACGACTACCGCGTGCGGGTCCAGCCCGTCGCGTTCACGACGAAGAAGGCAGACCGCTCTCAGGAGCAGGCGATCCGACAGATCATGGTCGACCTGGTCGAGGAGGCCGCAGACGAGCGGTCGTTCGAGGGGTTGATCGACTCCGTCGTCGAGGGACGGCTCTCGTCGGCCATCTACGGCGAGGGGAAGGAAGTGTACCCGCTGCGACGCGCAGAGGTACAGAAGCTGACGATGGAGGCGCGGCCCGCGGAGATCGCCGCCGAAGAGGAGACCTCCGCAGACGTGGGCGACGACGAGTAA
- a CDS encoding plastocyanin/azurin family copper-binding protein has translation MQRRRLLAAVGGAASLSAGCLGLGPDDDADYQVGMTAQAFRPAEITVSVGETVAWRNTSTRAHSVTAYEESIPDAADYFATGEFGSEPAAREAWDDNRGVIVNGETYEHTFQVPGRYPYFCIPHETAGMLGTVVVRE, from the coding sequence ATGCAGCGACGCCGTCTCCTGGCGGCCGTCGGCGGAGCCGCCAGCCTGTCTGCCGGCTGTCTCGGACTCGGCCCGGACGACGACGCCGACTACCAGGTGGGGATGACTGCACAGGCGTTCCGGCCCGCCGAGATCACCGTCTCCGTCGGCGAGACGGTCGCCTGGCGCAACACCTCCACCCGTGCACACTCCGTCACGGCCTACGAGGAGTCGATTCCCGACGCGGCCGACTACTTCGCCACCGGCGAGTTCGGCTCCGAGCCCGCCGCCCGCGAGGCCTGGGACGACAACCGGGGTGTCATCGTCAACGGCGAGACGTACGAACACACCTTCCAGGTGCCCGGCCGCTACCCGTACTTCTGTATCCCCCACGAGACTGCCGGGATGCTCGGCACGGTCGTCGTGCGGGAGTGA
- a CDS encoding protein sorting system archaetidylserine synthase (This PssA-like phosphatidyltransferase, along with a PssD-like decarboxylase, is required in Haloarchaea for the archaeosortase ArtA to replace the PGF-CTERM sorting signal with a C-terminal lipid anchor.), producing the protein MSRPRFLSRLGLADAVTVTNAVVGLLAAVAATVDTAVAARLVLLAAVADGLDGVLARKFGGTAVGPHLDSLADVASFGVAPALLVVAVALPASPAASPGAAAPVLVVAAAYVAFAVVRLAVYTVEDESAATTHGVQTTLSATVVAATVLAGVAGPTVLLAAAAVLAPAMVTPIAYPDLHAQDALVMGVVQAVAVLAGGRVGETFAFALLFLAVGYAVLGPAFYWRETDDGPVAADETDVQ; encoded by the coding sequence ATGTCCCGCCCCCGGTTCCTGAGCCGGCTGGGCCTCGCCGACGCCGTCACGGTGACGAACGCCGTCGTGGGGCTGCTGGCGGCCGTCGCTGCCACCGTGGACACGGCGGTCGCGGCGCGGCTCGTCCTGTTGGCGGCCGTCGCCGACGGCTTGGACGGCGTGCTCGCCCGAAAGTTCGGGGGAACGGCCGTCGGTCCACACCTGGACTCGCTGGCGGACGTGGCCTCCTTCGGCGTCGCGCCGGCGTTGTTGGTCGTCGCGGTCGCGCTGCCGGCGTCGCCGGCCGCGTCACCGGGCGCCGCGGCGCCCGTCCTGGTCGTCGCGGCCGCCTACGTCGCGTTCGCGGTCGTCAGACTCGCCGTCTACACCGTCGAAGACGAGTCGGCGGCCACGACACACGGCGTCCAGACGACGCTGTCGGCGACGGTCGTCGCGGCGACGGTGTTGGCGGGCGTCGCCGGCCCGACGGTCCTGCTCGCGGCCGCGGCGGTGTTGGCGCCGGCGATGGTGACGCCCATCGCCTACCCGGACCTCCACGCGCAGGACGCGCTCGTGATGGGCGTGGTCCAGGCGGTCGCGGTGCTGGCGGGCGGTCGGGTCGGCGAGACGTTCGCGTTCGCGTTGTTGTTTCTGGCGGTAGGCTACGCCGTGCTCGGCCCGGCGTTCTACTGGCGGGAGACGGACGACGGCCCGGTCGCGGCAGACGAGACGGACGTACAGTGA
- a CDS encoding b(o/a)3-type cytochrome-c oxidase subunit 1, which yields MATEHPDNVDTPAETPTDTEESYGDHEDTSSRQAFVDRFPDAAAAVRVLFAVSFLAFAGGAVFGLMQALHRTDVLRIVPSSDYYTLLTGHGVLMALVFTTFGITGLFHWANTRSLGVSPTRPRLTWAWVGTMSFGTLLAGGTILAGLIDEIPASADVLYTFYAPLQAHPLFYIGAALLIVGSWVAGVDWFLQYREWRSANPDARIPLQSFMVTTTMLMWYISTLGLAVSVVFFLIPWSLGLIPKVDPLLTRTLFWYFGHPVVYFWLLPAYVIWYTVLPKLAGGRLFSDPLARVVFVLFLILSTPVGFHHQYTDPGIASGFKAVAMTNTMLLLLPSLLTLFTVVASMEHGARQRGGEGYFGWLKALPWHRPAFSGIALSGVAFAAGGFSGMINAGMNINYLIHNTLWVPGHFHLTVGTAFALTLMAVSYWLVPQITGKRLKLRGVAAVQPYVWFVGMVLMSNAMHRAGLAGVPRRTAEPEYQQFSYDAVVGGVGEMQIQIAVGGTLLFVAAAMFLAVMAWTWFASPPNASLRVNGELPTPMSTAEDSPRVLDNLKLWVGIAVILVAIAYGLPLYSMLSDGLLSPGSVPFPV from the coding sequence ATGGCGACTGAACACCCGGACAACGTCGACACACCGGCGGAGACGCCGACCGACACGGAGGAGTCGTACGGAGACCACGAGGACACGAGCAGTCGACAGGCGTTCGTCGACCGGTTCCCGGACGCCGCCGCGGCCGTGCGGGTCCTGTTTGCCGTCTCCTTCCTGGCGTTCGCCGGTGGGGCGGTCTTCGGGCTGATGCAGGCGCTCCACCGCACGGACGTGCTCCGGATCGTGCCGTCGAGCGACTACTACACGTTGTTGACCGGCCACGGCGTCCTGATGGCGCTCGTGTTCACCACGTTCGGCATCACCGGGCTGTTCCACTGGGCCAACACCAGGAGCCTCGGCGTCTCGCCCACGCGGCCACGGCTCACCTGGGCGTGGGTCGGCACGATGTCGTTCGGCACGCTGCTGGCCGGCGGCACCATCCTCGCCGGCCTGATCGACGAGATTCCGGCCAGCGCCGACGTGCTCTACACGTTCTACGCCCCGCTCCAGGCACACCCGTTGTTCTACATCGGTGCCGCGCTGTTGATCGTCGGGTCGTGGGTCGCCGGCGTCGACTGGTTCCTCCAGTACCGCGAGTGGCGGTCGGCCAACCCGGACGCCCGCATCCCGCTCCAGTCGTTCATGGTGACGACGACGATGCTGATGTGGTACATCTCGACGCTGGGGCTGGCCGTGAGCGTCGTGTTCTTCCTGATCCCGTGGTCGCTGGGGCTGATCCCGAAGGTCGACCCCTTGCTCACCCGGACGCTGTTCTGGTACTTCGGCCACCCGGTGGTGTACTTCTGGCTGTTGCCGGCGTACGTGATCTGGTACACGGTGTTGCCGAAGCTCGCCGGCGGTCGGCTGTTCTCCGACCCGCTGGCGCGTGTCGTGTTCGTGTTGTTCCTGATCCTGTCGACCCCGGTCGGCTTCCACCACCAGTACACCGACCCCGGGATCGCCTCCGGGTTCAAGGCCGTAGCGATGACGAACACGATGCTGTTGCTGTTGCCGTCGTTGCTGACGCTGTTCACGGTGGTCGCCAGCATGGAACACGGGGCCCGCCAGCGCGGCGGGGAGGGGTACTTCGGCTGGCTGAAGGCGCTGCCGTGGCACCGGCCGGCGTTCTCCGGGATCGCGCTGTCGGGGGTCGCCTTCGCCGCCGGCGGCTTCTCCGGCATGATCAACGCCGGGATGAACATCAACTACCTGATCCACAACACGCTGTGGGTGCCGGGCCACTTCCACCTCACCGTCGGGACGGCGTTCGCGCTGACGCTGATGGCGGTGTCGTACTGGCTCGTCCCGCAGATCACGGGCAAGCGGCTGAAGCTCCGCGGGGTCGCGGCCGTCCAGCCGTACGTCTGGTTCGTCGGGATGGTGCTGATGAGCAACGCGATGCACCGCGCCGGGCTGGCGGGCGTCCCGCGCCGGACGGCCGAGCCGGAGTACCAGCAGTTCAGCTACGACGCCGTCGTCGGCGGCGTCGGTGAGATGCAGATCCAGATCGCCGTCGGCGGCACGCTCCTGTTCGTCGCGGCCGCGATGTTCCTGGCGGTGATGGCCTGGACCTGGTTCGCCAGCCCGCCGAACGCGTCGCTGCGCGTCAACGGAGAGCTACCGACGCCGATGTCGACCGCGGAAGACTCCCCCCGCGTGCTGGACAACCTGAAGCTGTGGGTCGGGATCGCGGTCATCCTCGTCGCCATCGCCTACGGGCTGCCGTTGTACTCGATGCTGTCCGACGGGCTGTTGAGCCCGGGTAGCGTCCCGTTCCCGGTGTGA
- a CDS encoding cytochrome c oxidase subunit II: MHVHRFEKIWFGAALLLIGAFVATIVYGAVGPGVAMVDDSGGTIDASAVADGEFDRMDNFREPGVYREDDGLHVYVVARQFLFEPGTAEAVEVPAGEQVTFHVTSADVTHGFNLAGTNVNTMVIPGQVSEFSVTFDEAGSYGIVCHEYCGSGHHTMAGSLEVVPQSQFDVEPDTSDARAASGGTDGD, from the coding sequence ATGCACGTACACAGATTCGAGAAGATCTGGTTCGGGGCCGCGCTGTTGTTGATCGGGGCGTTCGTCGCCACGATCGTCTACGGCGCCGTCGGCCCGGGGGTAGCGATGGTCGACGACTCCGGCGGCACGATCGACGCCTCCGCCGTCGCCGACGGTGAGTTCGACCGGATGGACAACTTCCGCGAGCCGGGTGTGTACCGCGAGGACGACGGACTCCACGTGTACGTCGTCGCGCGGCAGTTCCTGTTCGAGCCCGGCACGGCCGAGGCGGTCGAGGTGCCCGCCGGCGAGCAGGTGACGTTCCACGTCACCTCCGCCGACGTGACACACGGGTTCAATCTCGCGGGCACGAACGTCAACACGATGGTGATCCCCGGACAGGTGTCGGAGTTCTCCGTCACCTTCGACGAGGCGGGGAGCTACGGGATCGTCTGTCACGAGTACTGCGGGTCGGGCCACCACACGATGGCGGGGTCGTTGGAGGTGGTGCCGCAGTCACAGTTCGACGTCGAGCCCGACACGAGCGACGCTCGGGCGGCGTCGGGAGGGACGGATGGCGACTGA